A region from the Desulfoglaeba alkanexedens ALDC genome encodes:
- the coaBC gene encoding bifunctional phosphopantothenoylcysteine decarboxylase/phosphopantothenate--cysteine ligase CoaBC: MRGPDEEAGADPSRRAAGTFDSKVEKDLSMLSGKTILMGVSGGIAAYKAAELVRLLILEGASVQVVMTANAQRFVTALTFQALSGQLVCTDLFDLGAESEIGHIQVARRTHLALVAPATANVIAKMAAGIADDYLTTVLLAVTAPVAVCPAMNTKMYEHPATQRNLAILRDRGVHVVDPGVGSLACGEEGAGRLADLEIIVEAARRLVTPQSLSGRKILVSAGPTWEPFDPVRFITNPSSGKMGYALAAEASRRGAETHLVSGPSVLCPPSGVRFHGVVTAEEMNRVVSDLAPAMDAVIMAAAVSDFRPEKAAPQKTKKDSNDLTVRLVRTPDILDGLGSRKPAGQVLVGFAAETENLLENAAEKLVRKNLDIIVANDLTQPDSGFRCDTNQVKILFRDGSIEDLPCMTKQDVARRVLDRIESLFAARERSSEPEAAAGGLASPGPASSPRARTGCES, encoded by the coding sequence TTGAGAGGTCCCGATGAAGAAGCGGGCGCCGACCCCTCGCGGCGCGCCGCCGGAACCTTCGATTCAAAGGTGGAGAAAGATCTCTCGATGCTATCCGGAAAAACGATCCTCATGGGGGTGAGCGGCGGGATCGCCGCTTACAAGGCCGCCGAACTGGTGCGCTTGTTGATCCTTGAAGGCGCTTCGGTCCAGGTGGTAATGACGGCCAACGCGCAGCGCTTCGTCACGGCCTTGACGTTCCAGGCTCTTTCCGGACAACTCGTGTGCACGGACCTGTTCGACCTGGGCGCCGAATCGGAAATCGGCCACATCCAGGTCGCGCGCAGAACGCATCTGGCCCTGGTAGCTCCCGCCACAGCCAACGTGATCGCCAAAATGGCCGCCGGGATCGCCGACGACTACCTCACCACGGTGCTGCTTGCCGTAACGGCCCCCGTCGCGGTCTGCCCCGCCATGAACACCAAGATGTACGAACATCCCGCCACGCAGCGGAACCTGGCGATCCTTCGGGACCGCGGCGTCCACGTGGTGGATCCCGGGGTGGGATCCCTCGCGTGCGGCGAGGAAGGTGCGGGGCGCCTGGCGGACCTGGAGATCATTGTGGAGGCCGCAAGGAGGCTCGTCACCCCTCAGAGTCTTTCGGGCCGAAAGATCCTGGTGAGTGCCGGGCCCACGTGGGAACCCTTCGACCCGGTGCGCTTCATCACGAACCCTTCTTCCGGCAAAATGGGCTATGCCTTGGCTGCGGAAGCGTCCCGGCGGGGCGCGGAAACGCACCTGGTTTCCGGCCCTTCGGTGCTGTGCCCGCCTTCGGGGGTTCGGTTCCACGGAGTCGTAACGGCGGAAGAGATGAACCGCGTGGTTTCCGACCTGGCCCCGGCGATGGACGCGGTGATCATGGCCGCCGCGGTGAGCGATTTCCGGCCGGAGAAAGCGGCCCCCCAGAAGACCAAGAAGGACTCCAACGACCTCACCGTAAGACTCGTCCGCACCCCGGACATCCTGGATGGGCTGGGTTCCAGGAAACCCGCCGGCCAGGTCTTGGTGGGCTTTGCGGCGGAAACGGAAAACCTTCTGGAAAACGCGGCCGAAAAGCTCGTCCGGAAGAACCTCGACATCATCGTCGCCAACGACCTTACTCAGCCGGACTCCGGCTTCCGCTGCGACACCAACCAGGTGAAGATTCTGTTCCGCGACGGCTCCATCGAGGATCTTCCCTGCATGACGAAACAGGATGTGGCCCGGCGCGTCCTCGATCGCATCGAATCGCTTTTCGCTGCCAGGGAGCGCTCTTCCGAACCTGAAGCCGCCGCCGGGGGGCTCGCATCGCCCGGACCGGCTTCCTCGCCCCGAGCCCGAACAGGCTGCGAATCATGA
- a CDS encoding uracil-DNA glycosylase: MTPAEKLTEASAGGRDGPECRDWTEVKKSLRWLLVGLRMSGVREWLRLPEAIARPAQGSSEPAEVEGSPPVPRIDKAEKLRDIREVIGECTRCRLHQSRTHIVYGEGSPDASLVFVGEGPGAEEDRRAKPFVGRAGKLLDKMIHAIGLERSGIYIANVVKCRPPGNRTPLADEIAACSPFLFQQLETIRPVVICALGLCAAQTLLGSTQPMGALRGRLHFWRGIPLIATYHPAYLLRNPAQKANVWKDLLEVKNILGSDVGKEGKGRS; encoded by the coding sequence ATGACGCCGGCGGAAAAATTGACCGAGGCATCGGCGGGCGGGCGGGACGGGCCGGAGTGCCGCGACTGGACGGAGGTCAAGAAGTCGCTCCGGTGGCTTCTGGTCGGGCTCCGCATGAGCGGCGTTCGGGAGTGGCTTCGATTGCCGGAAGCGATCGCACGGCCCGCTCAGGGTTCCAGCGAACCGGCAGAAGTTGAAGGCTCGCCCCCGGTTCCCCGGATCGACAAGGCGGAGAAGCTCCGGGACATCAGGGAAGTGATCGGCGAATGCACACGTTGCCGGCTGCATCAGAGCCGGACCCACATCGTGTACGGGGAAGGGTCCCCGGATGCGTCCCTCGTGTTCGTCGGTGAAGGGCCCGGGGCCGAAGAAGACCGCCGGGCCAAGCCCTTCGTCGGAAGGGCCGGAAAGCTTCTGGACAAGATGATCCACGCCATCGGACTGGAGCGAAGCGGCATCTACATCGCCAATGTGGTCAAATGCCGCCCGCCTGGGAATCGGACGCCGCTCGCCGACGAAATCGCCGCCTGTTCCCCGTTTCTTTTTCAACAGCTGGAAACCATCCGCCCGGTGGTCATCTGTGCGCTGGGGCTCTGCGCCGCCCAGACGCTCCTCGGGAGCACACAACCCATGGGAGCGTTGAGGGGTCGGTTGCATTTCTGGCGAGGCATCCCGCTCATCGCCACCTACCACCCCGCTTACCTCCTGAGAAACCCGGCCCAGAAGGCCAACGTGTGGAAAGATTTACTGGAAGTTAAAAATATTCTGGGTTCTGATGTAGGGAAAGAAGGAAAAGGCCGTTCATGA
- a CDS encoding NfeD family protein, with protein sequence MNPYRSIPRHCLLFACLVAGTAFWMTVQGVRTPLQAATRHINIIEIHDTINPGVQDYLEHVIERSEEGGAEFLLVLLDTPGGLMTAMRGMVKAIMNAEIPVVVYVYPSGAQAASAGVLITAAADIAAMAPGTNIGAAHPVTASGGDVPETMSNKVVNDMAAFARSIAEERGRNAEWLEKAIRESVAITAEEAFAKNVIDLVARDVPDLLVQLDGWQVRRKGYTRTLYTEGLEQRTIEPGWRHRVLRAIGNPNIAYILLMIGLAGLYFELSQPGTVLPGVVGAICLVLAFYAMQTLPVNYAGFLFIVLSVVFFILEIKVTSYGMLSIAGVLSLALGSIMLFQSPGQTTRVALPVLIPTLVTISVFFVAVATLAFRAQVRKPQTGQEALIGLAGEAATDLAPEGKVWVAGELWNAEAPEPIPRGTSVQVVSMHNLKLQVRRMDDK encoded by the coding sequence ATGAACCCCTACCGTTCGATTCCGCGGCACTGTCTCCTCTTCGCCTGCCTTGTCGCGGGCACCGCCTTTTGGATGACCGTCCAAGGGGTTCGGACGCCTTTGCAGGCCGCCACCCGCCACATCAACATCATCGAAATCCACGACACCATCAACCCCGGGGTCCAAGATTACCTGGAACACGTGATCGAACGCTCCGAAGAGGGCGGGGCGGAATTTCTGCTGGTGCTCCTGGACACGCCCGGCGGCCTCATGACCGCCATGCGCGGCATGGTGAAAGCCATCATGAACGCGGAAATCCCGGTGGTGGTTTACGTCTATCCCAGCGGCGCCCAGGCGGCTTCGGCGGGCGTGCTCATCACCGCGGCGGCGGACATCGCCGCCATGGCGCCGGGAACGAACATCGGGGCCGCCCACCCGGTGACGGCCTCCGGCGGCGACGTTCCCGAAACCATGAGCAACAAGGTCGTCAACGACATGGCGGCTTTCGCCCGGAGCATCGCCGAAGAGCGGGGGCGCAACGCCGAATGGCTCGAAAAGGCGATCCGCGAGAGTGTGGCCATCACGGCCGAAGAGGCCTTCGCCAAGAACGTCATCGATCTGGTGGCGCGCGACGTCCCCGATCTCCTGGTTCAACTGGACGGATGGCAGGTACGCCGGAAAGGCTATACACGGACGCTGTACACTGAAGGCCTGGAACAGCGAACCATCGAACCCGGCTGGCGCCATCGGGTGCTCAGGGCCATCGGAAACCCCAACATCGCCTATATTCTCCTGATGATCGGGCTCGCGGGGCTTTATTTCGAACTGTCCCAGCCGGGGACGGTGCTTCCCGGCGTGGTGGGAGCCATCTGCCTGGTGCTCGCCTTTTACGCCATGCAGACACTGCCGGTCAACTATGCGGGATTCCTGTTCATCGTGCTTTCGGTGGTCTTTTTCATCCTCGAAATCAAGGTCACATCCTATGGCATGTTGAGCATCGCGGGAGTGCTGTCTCTCGCCCTCGGCTCCATCATGTTGTTTCAATCGCCGGGACAGACCACCCGCGTGGCTCTGCCCGTCCTCATCCCCACGCTTGTCACCATTTCGGTCTTCTTCGTGGCGGTGGCGACCCTGGCGTTCCGAGCTCAGGTGAGGAAACCTCAGACCGGCCAAGAAGCCCTGATCGGACTTGCAGGCGAGGCCGCCACGGACCTGGCGCCGGAGGGAAAGGTATGGGTGGCCGGTGAATTGTGGAACGCCGAAGCCCCTGAACCCATCCCGCGGGGAACGTCCGTTCAGGTCGTTTCCATGCACAATTTGAAGTTGCAAGTGCGCAGAATGGATGATAAATAG
- a CDS encoding slipin family protein yields MSFYGLITIVVLTVLFFASAIRILNEYERGVVFRLGRVIGAKGPGIIILIPLVDKMQKVSLRTVAADVPPQDVITRDNVSVKVNAVIYFRVIEPVKSIISVENYLFATSQLAQTTLRSVCGQADLDELLSDREKINATLQEILDRHTDPWGIKVAVVELKHIDLPQEMQRAMARQAEAERERRAKVIHAEGEFQAADRLREAAEIIQQNPMAMQLRYLQTLREIAAENNSTTIFPVPIDLIRPFLAGTEETRTVTKKE; encoded by the coding sequence ATGTCCTTTTACGGGCTGATCACCATTGTCGTATTGACCGTTCTCTTTTTTGCGAGCGCTATACGCATTCTCAACGAATACGAACGGGGCGTGGTCTTTCGCCTGGGCCGTGTGATCGGAGCCAAGGGGCCGGGCATCATCATCCTCATCCCCCTTGTGGACAAGATGCAGAAGGTGAGCCTCCGCACGGTGGCCGCCGACGTTCCGCCCCAGGACGTGATCACGCGCGACAACGTTTCGGTGAAGGTCAACGCCGTGATATACTTTCGCGTGATCGAACCGGTCAAGTCCATCATTTCAGTGGAAAACTACCTGTTCGCCACGAGTCAGCTGGCCCAGACGACCCTTCGAAGCGTCTGCGGCCAGGCCGATCTTGACGAACTCCTATCGGACCGCGAGAAAATCAACGCGACGCTTCAGGAAATCCTGGACCGGCACACCGACCCTTGGGGCATCAAAGTCGCGGTGGTGGAGCTGAAACACATCGACCTGCCCCAGGAAATGCAGCGGGCCATGGCGCGCCAAGCCGAAGCGGAAAGAGAACGAAGGGCGAAGGTCATCCACGCCGAAGGCGAATTCCAGGCGGCGGACCGGCTGCGGGAAGCAGCTGAAATCATTCAGCAAAACCCCATGGCCATGCAGCTCCGCTATCTCCAGACCCTTCGCGAAATCGCGGCCGAAAACAACTCGACGACCATTTTCCCGGTCCCCATCGACCTCATACGACCGTTCCTGGCCGGCACGGAAGAAACCCGCACCGTCACTAAGAAGGAGTGA
- a CDS encoding transcription termination factor Rho: protein MGKKKEKEKKEKPLEKMTAKELREIALTLEGVVGVHAMNKNELIAVIKEARGIVDQGAKKKTADVRAIKKKIGELREKREAAKAAGNSRLADALRRRISNLKKKTRRAA, encoded by the coding sequence ATGGGCAAGAAAAAGGAAAAGGAAAAGAAGGAAAAGCCCCTGGAAAAGATGACCGCCAAGGAACTGCGCGAAATCGCCCTCACCCTGGAAGGGGTCGTGGGCGTCCATGCTATGAACAAGAATGAACTGATCGCCGTGATCAAAGAAGCACGCGGGATCGTCGATCAGGGTGCCAAGAAGAAGACCGCGGACGTGCGCGCCATCAAGAAAAAGATCGGCGAGCTTCGCGAAAAGCGGGAAGCGGCAAAGGCCGCGGGAAATTCGAGACTGGCGGACGCCCTGAGGCGCCGGATCAGCAACCTGAAGAAGAAGACGCGTCGCGCGGCGTAA
- a CDS encoding HDIG domain-containing metalloprotein, with protein sequence MTREQALELLEQHVQADNLRKHCLATEAVMRELAARLGRDVDLWGLAGLLHDLDFEETREAPESHGLITANWLEARGLPEELIEAVKRHNAEALGLQRETVLDFALTAAETITGLIVAAALVHPDRKIGSLKVKSVLKRMKSKDFARNVNRDHIALCERIPMPLADFVALSIDAMAAVGDELGL encoded by the coding sequence ATGACCCGCGAACAAGCCCTGGAACTGCTGGAACAGCACGTTCAAGCGGACAACCTCAGAAAACACTGCCTGGCGACTGAGGCCGTCATGCGCGAGTTGGCCGCGAGGCTCGGCCGTGATGTAGATCTTTGGGGACTGGCGGGGCTGCTTCACGATCTGGATTTCGAAGAGACCCGGGAAGCGCCCGAATCCCACGGACTGATCACCGCGAATTGGCTGGAAGCTCGCGGGCTTCCCGAGGAATTGATCGAAGCGGTGAAACGCCACAACGCAGAGGCGCTCGGTTTGCAACGCGAAACCGTTCTCGACTTCGCCCTCACCGCCGCCGAAACCATCACGGGCTTGATCGTCGCGGCGGCTCTGGTGCATCCGGACCGAAAGATCGGCAGCCTGAAGGTGAAGTCCGTCCTCAAACGCATGAAAAGCAAGGATTTCGCTCGGAACGTCAACCGGGACCATATCGCCCTTTGCGAGCGCATTCCTATGCCGCTGGCCGACTTCGTGGCGCTCAGCATCGATGCCATGGCCGCCGTCGGCGACGAACTGGGGCTTTGA
- a CDS encoding pyruvate carboxylase subunit B gives MVKEQHGTLVAGLYEEPVEVTHPVKVQDLTFRDGHQSLFATRGRTEDFIPIAEDMDKVGFYSMEVWGGATFDTMHRFLAEDPWERIRTLKKYIKKTPFSMLLRGQNLVGYRNYADDVAEAFVERCCANGIDIFRVFDALNDFRNFETVVKVIKKNNKHFQGTICYSLTLPRLGGEVYNLDYYLQKARELVDMGADTVCVKDMAGLIAPYDAYLLVKMLKENIRVPIHLHSHFTSGMADMSLLKAIEAGVDIVDTCLSPWAFRTSHPAIEPLVVTLQATNRDTGFDLKLLAKCSKYLEKISPKYRHLLDDHMSIIDINVLLHQTPGGMLSNLVNQLREMNALDKLDEVFRQLPIVRKELGQVPLVTPTSQIVGIQTVNNVLFDTPEERYKMTTAQVKDLCYGLYGKTPVPIDPEVQKKALKGYPRGETPITGRPADVLEPELEKAKKEVQGLAKDLDDILIYALYPTTGKRFLRWKYGLEEVPAEVKPKTLEDVKKEQELINKAKQGFLVEKAVKEAPPKGPGVRTFNVFVDGEYFEVEVEQVGGMPVVSQIAPMPQPSAPAPQPAQPQPAPAPQPAQPQPAPAAPTVPPPPPRPATAPAAAKPAPPPPAPVKAAPAEGTPVEAPMPGMIIRYEVKEGNSVNEGDVLLILEAMKMENSITSPIAGTVKKIHFKDGDSVQRGDVLAVVG, from the coding sequence ATGGTAAAGGAACAGCACGGCACGTTGGTAGCGGGGCTCTACGAAGAACCGGTGGAAGTGACCCATCCCGTGAAGGTTCAGGATCTCACCTTTCGCGACGGTCATCAGTCGCTTTTTGCCACCCGCGGTCGAACGGAAGATTTCATCCCCATCGCCGAAGACATGGACAAGGTGGGTTTCTATTCCATGGAGGTCTGGGGCGGAGCCACGTTCGACACCATGCACCGCTTCCTGGCGGAAGATCCCTGGGAACGGATCCGCACGCTCAAGAAATACATCAAGAAGACTCCCTTCTCCATGCTGCTCCGAGGCCAGAACCTGGTAGGCTACCGGAACTACGCCGACGACGTGGCGGAAGCGTTCGTGGAACGTTGCTGTGCAAACGGAATCGACATCTTCCGGGTTTTCGATGCGTTGAACGACTTCCGGAACTTCGAAACGGTCGTCAAGGTCATCAAGAAGAACAACAAGCATTTTCAGGGCACCATCTGCTACTCGCTCACCCTGCCCCGGCTGGGCGGTGAAGTCTACAACCTGGATTATTACCTCCAGAAGGCCAGAGAGCTGGTTGACATGGGCGCTGACACCGTCTGCGTGAAGGACATGGCGGGACTCATCGCGCCCTACGACGCCTATCTTCTGGTGAAGATGCTCAAGGAAAACATCCGGGTGCCCATCCATCTCCACAGCCACTTCACGTCGGGCATGGCCGATATGTCTCTTCTTAAGGCCATCGAAGCCGGCGTCGACATCGTGGACACGTGCCTCAGCCCCTGGGCCTTCCGCACCTCGCACCCCGCCATCGAACCGCTGGTGGTGACACTCCAGGCGACCAACCGGGACACGGGCTTCGACCTGAAGCTTCTCGCCAAGTGCAGCAAATACCTGGAGAAGATCTCGCCCAAATACCGCCACCTCCTGGACGACCACATGTCCATCATCGACATCAACGTGCTGCTTCACCAAACCCCGGGCGGCATGCTTTCCAACCTGGTGAACCAGCTGCGTGAGATGAATGCCCTCGACAAACTCGACGAAGTCTTCCGGCAGCTCCCCATCGTCCGAAAGGAGCTGGGCCAGGTGCCTCTGGTCACCCCCACCAGCCAGATCGTGGGAATCCAGACCGTAAACAACGTGCTCTTCGACACCCCTGAGGAACGCTACAAGATGACCACAGCCCAGGTCAAAGACCTGTGCTACGGACTCTACGGCAAGACTCCGGTTCCTATCGACCCCGAAGTTCAGAAAAAGGCCCTCAAAGGATACCCACGCGGGGAAACTCCCATCACCGGCCGTCCGGCGGACGTACTCGAACCCGAACTGGAAAAGGCCAAGAAAGAGGTGCAGGGCCTGGCCAAGGATCTGGACGACATCTTGATCTACGCACTCTATCCCACCACAGGAAAGCGGTTCCTGCGCTGGAAGTACGGCCTCGAAGAAGTCCCGGCCGAAGTCAAACCGAAGACCCTCGAAGACGTGAAGAAGGAACAGGAACTTATCAACAAGGCCAAGCAAGGATTCCTGGTCGAAAAGGCGGTCAAGGAAGCGCCACCCAAGGGGCCGGGTGTGCGCACCTTCAACGTTTTCGTGGACGGCGAGTACTTCGAGGTGGAAGTGGAACAGGTGGGCGGCATGCCGGTGGTGAGCCAGATCGCGCCCATGCCGCAGCCGTCGGCTCCGGCACCTCAGCCCGCTCAGCCGCAGCCGGCTCCGGCACCTCAGCCCGCTCAGCCGCAGCCGGCTCCGGCGGCTCCTACCGTCCCGCCGCCGCCTCCAAGACCTGCCACCGCGCCCGCTGCAGCGAAACCCGCCCCGCCGCCCCCAGCTCCCGTCAAGGCCGCCCCCGCCGAAGGCACGCCGGTGGAAGCGCCCATGCCGGGCATGATCATCCGCTACGAAGTGAAAGAAGGTAATTCCGTGAACGAAGGGGACGTGCTGCTGATCCTGGAAGCCATGAAGATGGAAAATTCCATCACCAGCCCCATCGCCGGCACGGTGAAGAAGATCCATTTCAAGGACGGCGACAGCGTCCAGCGGGGCGACGTGCTGGCCGTCGTCGGCTGA
- the mdh gene encoding malate dehydrogenase yields MSLRRKKITVVGAGFVGATAAHWAAAKELGDVCIVDIVEGLPQGKALDLLEASPVEGFDVNIVGTNDYADTADSDVVIITAGLPRKPGMSRDDLLAKNTAIVKSVTEQIAKYSPNAYLIIVSNPLDAMVYVAHKASGFPTNRVMGMAGVLDAARFRTFIAMELGVSVEDVTAFVLGGHGDTMVPLPRFSTVAGIPLPELLPADKIEALVDRTRNGGAEIVNLLKTGSAFFAPSASAVQMAESILKDKKRILPCAAYCNKEYGVGGYFVGVPVKLGAAGVEEVIEIKLLPEEKTAFDRSVEAVRNLVKNLQI; encoded by the coding sequence ATGAGCCTTAGAAGGAAGAAGATCACGGTGGTCGGTGCGGGTTTTGTGGGAGCTACCGCGGCCCACTGGGCCGCCGCCAAGGAACTGGGTGATGTCTGCATCGTGGATATCGTCGAAGGACTGCCGCAGGGCAAGGCGCTGGATCTCCTGGAAGCCTCCCCGGTGGAAGGCTTCGATGTCAACATCGTCGGCACCAACGATTACGCCGACACCGCCGATTCCGATGTGGTGATCATCACAGCCGGGCTTCCCAGGAAACCTGGCATGAGCCGCGACGATCTGCTGGCCAAAAACACCGCAATCGTCAAGAGCGTCACCGAACAGATCGCAAAATATTCCCCCAACGCGTACCTCATCATCGTCTCCAACCCGCTGGACGCCATGGTGTACGTGGCGCACAAGGCGAGCGGCTTCCCCACCAACCGGGTTATGGGCATGGCGGGAGTCCTGGATGCGGCGCGCTTTCGGACCTTCATCGCTATGGAGCTTGGAGTATCCGTGGAAGACGTGACCGCCTTCGTGCTCGGCGGCCATGGCGACACCATGGTTCCACTTCCGCGCTTCAGCACCGTAGCCGGAATTCCCCTGCCGGAACTCTTGCCCGCGGATAAAATCGAAGCGCTGGTGGACCGCACTCGAAACGGCGGTGCCGAAATCGTAAACCTGCTCAAAACCGGTAGCGCGTTCTTCGCGCCCTCCGCTTCGGCGGTCCAGATGGCCGAATCCATCCTGAAAGACAAGAAGCGCATTCTTCCCTGCGCCGCCTACTGCAATAAGGAATACGGCGTGGGCGGCTACTTCGTCGGCGTTCCGGTGAAGTTGGGGGCGGCCGGTGTGGAGGAGGTCATCGAAATCAAATTGCTACCTGAAGAAAAGACCGCTTTTGACAGGTCCGTGGAAGCCGTGAGAAACTTGGTGAAGAACCTGCAAATCTGA
- a CDS encoding DUF5320 domain-containing protein, translated as MPALDGTGPWGMGPMTGRGLGWCGTGANPRFYGRGRGFAGGAGWGFGRGFRRLGARPWGWAGFPPPAAGFWGPQEELDYLKRYAQSLQASLEAVNEEIQALERESETPSQTQT; from the coding sequence ATGCCTGCTCTTGACGGAACTGGACCTTGGGGCATGGGGCCCATGACGGGTCGAGGCTTGGGATGGTGTGGAACCGGGGCGAATCCCCGATTCTATGGACGAGGGCGCGGCTTCGCCGGAGGCGCCGGTTGGGGCTTCGGGCGAGGATTCCGCCGGTTGGGGGCTCGCCCTTGGGGGTGGGCAGGTTTTCCGCCCCCTGCGGCGGGTTTTTGGGGTCCTCAAGAAGAGCTGGACTACCTCAAGCGCTATGCGCAAAGCCTGCAAGCCTCCCTGGAGGCGGTCAACGAGGAAATCCAGGCGCTGGAGCGTGAGTCCGAAACGCCTTCCCAGACTCAGACTTAA
- a CDS encoding DUF5320 domain-containing protein: MARCLPLRMLKDSKRSALARACQKRMNGKEGMTMPALDGTGPWGMGPMTGRGLGWCGTGWNPWFYGRGRGFARGTGWGFRRGFRRFGARPWGGAGFRLPAAGFWGRRARRLPFGV, translated from the coding sequence ATGGCACGATGTTTGCCTCTTAGAATGCTGAAAGATTCTAAAAGGAGTGCCCTGGCGAGGGCTTGTCAAAAACGCATGAACGGAAAGGAGGGTATGACAATGCCTGCTCTTGACGGAACTGGACCTTGGGGCATGGGACCTATGACGGGTCGAGGCTTGGGATGGTGTGGAACCGGGTGGAATCCATGGTTCTATGGAAGAGGGCGCGGCTTCGCCAGAGGCACTGGTTGGGGCTTCAGGCGAGGATTCCGCCGGTTCGGGGCTCGCCCTTGGGGAGGGGCAGGTTTCCGGCTTCCTGCGGCGGGTTTTTGGGGTCGTAGGGCACGGCGCTTGCCCTTTGGAGTGTAA
- the phnL gene encoding phosphonate C-P lyase system protein PhnL yields the protein MAWAIDVKGVHKSFVLHLQGGVRIPVLQGFDLAVAPGESVALTGPSGAGKSTVLRLLYGNYAAERGRLAVLHGTAMVDVAAAAPLQILELRRWTLGYVSQFLRVIPRVPAWDVVAEPLLRRGMAEAEARRRAAAVLERLNIPRRLWTLAPMTFSGGEQQRINIARVFACDYPLLLLDEPTASLDPANRDTVVAMITEARSRGAAVVGIYHDDRVREAVADRTIFLEKTS from the coding sequence ATGGCTTGGGCGATCGATGTGAAGGGCGTTCACAAGAGCTTCGTGCTGCATCTTCAAGGGGGCGTTCGCATCCCCGTACTCCAGGGGTTCGACCTGGCGGTGGCCCCCGGCGAAAGCGTCGCGCTCACGGGTCCTTCAGGAGCCGGAAAGAGCACGGTCCTTCGCCTGCTCTACGGAAACTATGCGGCGGAGCGGGGGCGGCTGGCGGTTCTCCACGGTACGGCCATGGTGGACGTTGCGGCGGCGGCACCATTGCAGATCCTGGAACTCCGCCGATGGACCCTGGGGTACGTGAGCCAATTTCTGCGCGTCATCCCCCGAGTTCCGGCATGGGACGTGGTGGCTGAACCGCTCCTGCGGCGCGGCATGGCGGAGGCGGAAGCCAGGCGGCGGGCCGCCGCGGTCCTGGAACGCCTGAACATCCCTCGAAGGCTGTGGACGCTTGCGCCGATGACCTTTTCGGGAGGTGAACAGCAGCGGATCAATATCGCCAGGGTATTCGCCTGCGACTATCCCCTGCTGCTGCTCGATGAACCTACAGCATCACTCGACCCCGCCAACCGGGACACGGTGGTCGCCATGATCACCGAAGCCCGAAGTCGAGGCGCCGCGGTGGTGGGCATCTATCATGACGACCGGGTTCGTGAAGCGGTCGCCGACCGGACGATCTTCTTGGAAAAGACATCCTGA
- the phnK gene encoding phosphonate C-P lyase system protein PhnK yields MGKTASKPAILTAEAVTHYYGQRVGCRSLSLELNAGEVLGIVGESGSGKSTLLHCLSGHLQPTRGTIRYRRNGQAVDLYGLPVRERRRLLRTELGLVFQDPRDGLRMRVSAGGNIGERLLAEGLRHYGKIRSEAERWLETVEISTERIDDLPGTFSGGMRQRLQIARNLVTRPRVLFLDEPTSGLDVSVQARLLDLLRRLVADLGLSVIMVTHDLAVARLLAHRLLVMRRGELVETGLTDRVLEDPQHPYTQLLVSSRLLV; encoded by the coding sequence ATGGGGAAGACTGCCAGCAAGCCCGCGATTCTTACCGCCGAAGCCGTGACGCACTATTACGGTCAGCGGGTCGGTTGCCGTTCACTCAGCCTGGAACTGAACGCCGGGGAAGTGCTGGGGATCGTGGGAGAATCGGGGTCCGGTAAATCCACGCTCCTTCACTGCCTTTCGGGACACTTGCAACCGACCCGGGGAACGATCCGGTATCGACGGAACGGCCAAGCGGTGGACCTGTACGGCCTCCCGGTACGGGAAAGACGGCGGCTGCTGCGCACGGAGTTGGGTCTGGTCTTTCAAGACCCGCGAGACGGCCTGCGGATGAGGGTGAGCGCCGGCGGTAACATCGGCGAACGGTTGCTGGCCGAAGGTCTGCGCCATTACGGGAAGATCCGAAGCGAGGCCGAGCGATGGCTGGAAACCGTTGAGATCTCCACGGAGCGGATCGACGATCTTCCGGGGACCTTTTCGGGCGGCATGCGCCAGCGGCTCCAGATCGCCCGCAACCTCGTGACCCGCCCCCGCGTACTCTTTCTGGACGAGCCGACGAGCGGCCTGGACGTGTCCGTGCAGGCCCGTCTCTTGGATCTCCTTCGCCGGCTCGTTGCAGATCTCGGGCTTTCCGTGATCATGGTGACGCACGATCTGGCCGTGGCGCGTCTTCTGGCTCATCGGCTGCTCGTGATGCGTCGGGGCGAACTGGTGGAAACGGGGCTCACCGACCGGGTCTTGGAAGATCCTCAGCACCCGTACACCCAGTTGCTGGTGTCTTCCCGGCTCCTGGTATGA